A region of the Perognathus longimembris pacificus isolate PPM17 chromosome 7, ASM2315922v1, whole genome shotgun sequence genome:
GCAGTGGAGAGGTGAGAAAAGGATGACCATGCTGAAAGTGGCAAACTAAGATAAACTCAATTCTAATTACTACCACTAATCCTTCAAGGTTCATAGCATCGGTGCCAATTGGtgttttccttccctccatcccgtGTGAGAAAACcaggttttgttattgttgtttttaaagtgtGTTAGCTTGTAAAAGACAGTTGTGAGTGAAGAGGAAGCCATTTGATGAAAGGCTATGCTTCAGCTTACATGCTCTGTCCTGCACTAAGCAGACTAGCTTCATTCATGTGTTGCGATGCAGTTACACAGGGTCCCTCCTGTGGCTGAATGCTCTACTGTTGCAGCCTcaaaattcttaatattttttaaacaaatgacacgtatttatttttcattgaataATGAAAATTCAATGAATAAATCCCCTCCCCATAAAGCACATTATAATTGGAACATACTTCCTACTTCTATCAACACAAATTCTCTGCTCATAATTATACCAACATCATCAGCCAATCATTATCAAGATAAGCAATTTTGGTTTATTGCTGAAAAGCAATGTTTCCTTCTTAATTCAGAATCAAGTATAAAGACATACAATGAGTTTTCATTTTCACCTTTTTTGAAGAaggagtactggggtttgaaattagggcctcacatttgctaggcaggtcctctacCTCTCAAACCTCTAGCCCCTATACTTTAGTAGTTGTGAGAATGAAGTCCCACTCCAATTggtctgaactatgatcctcctatttatgtgtCCTATGTAATGACAGGCCCACCTTGCTCAGTCTTTATTGTCTGATAGGAATCTTGTGATTtctttgcctggctggcttcaaactatgatcttcctgatcttggcatctgagctaggattacaactgtaaGATTCTATGGCTGACTCGTTAcacattctgtctgtctgtctgtctgtctctctctcgtgtgtgtgtgtgtgtgtgtgtgtgtgtgtgtgtacacatgccaaTGTGtactggatgctgtctctgagctttttatttttagctcaaggataatattctattacttgagccagagctgcacttctgactttttggtggttaatttgagaagaatctcacagactttcaaactgcaatcctcagatctcagccatttgagtagctaggattgcaggcatgagccactggtacctggctgataCAGAactcttaaaatgaaaatatcaccAACAATTTCTCTTTCTCCTAATCAAATCTTTATTGTTTAAAAGGTAGTTTTCAATGTATTATGTAAATTCTTTAAAACATTCAACAGTGCCTCACTACAAAATTAACTCCAGCAACTTAGACTAGTATTCTAAATCCTCTCTGATTCCTTATCAGTCCAATTCAATTTCCTTATCTCTACTACTCCCAAGTATTTATAATAAACTTCCCACACAATGTGACTCCTTCCTTCAGCTATACTCCATCCTACACAGGCACTAATTTCTGTTCCAATCAGCTATCCTTGGAGGTTCTCTGAAATACTGCTTTGCTTGCAGGGGTGGGGGATTGCAGTAGTGGAGCATATTctgagccctggattcaatcccaagTATcccaccctcaaaaaaaaaaaaaaattaaagagcaaACCAAAACAAGTCAAATGCTACTTACAAAAGCTTTCTGATCTTAGTCTACTTTAAGTACCTTCTAAACTTCCAAGTATTTCACACAGTAACTCTTCAAGTGTAACTGTCAATTTGTCTCATATTAcagttatgtgtatgtgtgtgtttacagtATGTGAGAATCAACTTATCACTGCATAACGCATAAACCAAAGTACAAGTTGAAAGAATGTTCACTGAATTGGTTAATAACCAATCAATAGTCTGTTGGTAGAGTGGGCAAATACCCTAAAGCTTGGGGAACATAATAAGCAATTATTTAGTATCCAGATAAGTTATTCTACATAAGCAAGAGgtgaaattatatttaatatgtcTATTGGTTggcaaggcaaaaataaaaaaaagagtgaatgaCTCACCATAAGAACATGGAATTTCTTGAATATATATTTTACGAATATAAAAGAAGACAATGAATACGCTCAAGAAAGTACAAATTACTACACATTGGGAagttttacaatatttttctcttttctttattatttttaaaatcacatcagAATGTGCTCCCACAGCACTCTGACAGCACAGGGATAACTTTTCTAGTGGCTTAGCAAGCATTCAGCCACTGATACTATGTTATATATGTTCATTAGCACATCTTGTTGTAGGCCTCTATGGCCTATTACTAAAGCTGAAAACAGGCAAAATCATCTACTTATTAACATGCAATCTATATATAATTTCACTTCAAACAAAAATGGATAaaaaaggggctaggaatatagcctagtggcaagagtgcttgcctcacatagatgaagccctgggcttgattccttagcaacacatatatagaaaaggccagaagtggtgctgtggctcaagtggtagagtgctagccttgaggaaaaagaagccagggacagtgctcaggccctgagtccaagccccaggactggggggggggggggggggaaggattaaaaaaaaacaaacacagactttacctaaaaagaaaagggaagacatATTTACATTACTATTAGCACTGCATTAGCACTAGTATTGGAGCTAGCGGGTTCTAATACTaatctcttttgttgttttttttttgccagtcctggggcttgaactcagggcctgagtactgtccctggcttctttttgctcaaggctagcactctaccacttgagccacaaggccacttctggccgttttctatatatgtggtgctgaggaatcgaacccagggcaggcttcatgtatacgaggtaagcactttaccactgggccatattcccagcatctaGTACTAATTTCTacaacatttttctctttggaaaaaTAACTTCCCTAATTAAGAGTCAATCATTTGTTATGCATAACTATTGTGCCTTCTAAAATATTATGAAGCGAGCATCCTGAAGACAATGAAATAAAGTCCTTTCCAAATATACTTTGAGgatacacaaaaatattttttagtatatttaaataaatagctagacatttccaatttattttaaatCCCAACAATCAATTCTTGGCTTTGAAAATTTGACCTATAGATTAGAATTAATAAGGAAACCATTTCAGCTGCTGTCAGAGAAAAAGTATTAGAGTTCTAAGATAGTATTGTTGGCTAGACAGCAGGGTACTGAAGGCAACTTCAATCTCTTGTCAGTGACTACTTAGTGGGTAGTAAATCAATTTACTGGGTCATAAtcagcattaattttttttttagtcatgagacttgaactctgggcctgggagctgtccccgagctcttcagttcaaggctagtgctctaccacttgagccaagcaccattttaggttttctggtggctaaccaGAGGTGACAGTCTCAAgagttttccttcccaggctgactttgaaccatgatccttggatctcagcctcctgagtagctaggattacaggtgtgtaccaccagtgtccagcttcagCATTAATtcttaatgaaaacaaaatatcagaGTGTATTACACAATTAAAGACAGTGAATAAGATATGTTTAAAATCTGGCAGtatatgagattaagaaaagtatgtTCAACCAATCTTTCTTCTTTGCAAGTAAGATCCAATGCTACAAACAGAAGCATCATGCACACCTGCATTCACCTCACAGACAGATCTCTTTCACAGTATTCTGTGATTGGAACTATTTCCCTTCCCTCATCTGTTGACGTTTACTCTTTGATCTCAAAATGTCCATTTTACCTTCAAGTTGGTAAAATAAACTTTACCTCACAGAGTTTTATagttttacttattcattttatttaaaaagttcttTATTTTGTGATGCTGAAGATTGTACCCAAGGCCTTGTGTTGTGCTGGACAAGTACTCAGCACTGAGCCACACATCCTCAGCTCTTAAGCAATGTTCTACAATTTTAATAACCAGGACTACAATACAATACCAATAAGACCAATCTAGGATATTTCTGACAATAAAAGTGGCACTAATTCTTGGCTATGAGAATAGTACTTTATAAATTTCCAGtataagaaaacttttttttgcaAAGTGAGAAGATCCAAAAACAGTCAATCATGAAATTTCCGACTTTTAAGTGAAAATTATATATTGGTTCTATGAAGTTGTATAGGAAATTAAGAAGCAAAAAGGCTGTGTAAGCCTTTAAAACATTAATGAGATTAaaagttcaaaaagaaaattaccagTATTGTAAagagtttagggctggggatatagcctagtggcaagagtgcctgcctcggatacacgaggccctaggttcgattccccagcaccacatatgcagaaaacggccagaagcggcgctgtggctcaagtggcagagtgctagccttgagcgggaagaagccagggacagtgctcaggccctgagtccaaggcccaggactggccaaaaaaaaaaaaaaaaaaaaaaacgaacaaaGAGTTTACACTCACCAGATTTTATCCTTGAAAACATTTgccttaaatttacaaaataggaTATAAAAATAAGCCCTATGGTAATAGTACTTTAGATGAAGATCCATTTAAAAGAATCAAAATAGCTTTCTAAATGATTTATCACTCAAGATAGTGTAACTCTCAAGCAAGTAATCCTATTAATTGAAAACAAATTGGGTCAGTTTAGAACAAAAGTGTAATCAATGGTGTTTGTTATTCTTTTTGAAAATCTAACTGTCCCAAAGATGACTATCTCTGATAATTCCACAGGTTTCCTAGTTTGCTTACTAGTTCTTTTTGCTAATATTAGGGAGGATgcattttcatttatactttaaaCACAGAACTTATTTTAATGTTATGCAATTCCTGAACCTTAATTATcttctcattaaaaaatattttttcttagtgTCCCTGATGCCCAgttcagtgttcttttttttttttttttggccagtcctgggccttggactcagggcctgagcactgtccctggcttcttcccgctcaaggctagcactctgccacttgagccacagcgccgcttctggccgttttctgtatatgtggtgctggggaatcgaacctagggcctcgtgtatccgaggcaggcactcttgccactaggctatatccccagcccccagttcagtgttctttaaaaaaaaatttaattgttaaggtgatatacagaggggttacttgCATACGTAAggcaagtgagtacatttcttgtcaaacttgttacctccttcctcatttttctcccaccttccctctgcccccccccaagttgtacagttagtttacaacatattgtctactAAGTATCACttttgcactggttcaccctttgtcctttgaaaAATATGGGCCACTTCATGAATCAGCATGTCATCCTTTGGCAGGGGCCATGGTAAACTCTGTATTGTTCTGTATTGTTCGTGCTCTGTATTCTGCTGAAGCAAGTACTCCAGTTCAGGGTTCTAATTCATTTCCATTTGGCATTcttctttccttaattttctaCTTCAGGAAGAGTACCATCTTTGAGTGGTATGCAAAGCCTATATGTAGAAATTTGTAGTTCAGCAAGAACATGTTTCTGGGACAGAACTCAATGGTTTCATAGAATTCTGAGGTCAGTCTTCTTCCAAAAGACTAGAACCCAGCAAACTGGAATTACCTGAGTCAAAAGACTAGGACCCATCTGAGTCATCACAAAGTAAGTATTTTGAAATGCAGAGAAATACTAGCCCTCTCAGTTAATTCAAGGCTAGATGGGGAAATTAGAAGGAATTTTTTCATTCCTTCAAAAGGCCACAAATTCCCACAGAAGAAGCCCAATGCTTGTTGTTGCCAAAAGGGCTTTGAAGTTTATTCTCACAGATAACCAAGCAGGCTTTTACTATTTACTTGGGAAATATCTAAGCTTTTTCTCCAAGAGTAGATCAAACCACATGAATGAAAATAGCTTGAACTGGGAACACATGAACACAACAGACATCCTTTTGGATATAGGCTATAGTTCCTATTTTGCCTTTACATTGCAACAATTTTGGGGTATACTAGTACTAAGGTAGTGTTATCAACTTGTGCTTTCTTCTTCAAAAGAACATCTATACAtattcttgagaaaaaaaaggatgctttaaaatattttaagtatttcttaTAACCTGCTGATACGAAGGGTTTCATTCAGTTCAACCTGTCCTTTTCATGAGTAcactgtatcttgatcaatgtcacctcttccatcattctaaTTAGGACTCTTATTTATTCAGTTTCACTAGCAAGCTCCCCAGTTTAATCCCAATTTATTCATTGTAGATTTTTCAAATGCCTTCATTCTAAAATAAGAAATCTAAGGGAGCCTCTATATATGATAGAGAACAGTGATTAAAAACAACTCTTAAGACAACCTTGATTTGAATTTCAACTTTGCTATTTATTCAAATAGTTGTCGAACTTCTCCCAGTCCTAATTTCCAATAAAATAGAACTACAAGTCAGATGGCAGTTTGTAATTGTTAAGCATGTAAACTGGATAGCACAATGTCTGATACACAATACATTTCACTAGACTATATTGTGATAACAATAATCCTAATAATGATTTCCCATGTCTGCATTTTCTTATGTCCATTACCCCCAACTTTAATGTCTGCAGTTACCTTCTAAGCCTGATGATGATGGTAGGttacataaaaattataaccCCATAGAAGCAGCTCTGATCCAGTAAAGCAAaactccctttttctctccttttaataTAAATGGTCAATAGTCACCCTGGACCTGTGTACATCACATCAAGGAATAAAgcaaagaagcagaagaaaagatACCAGTATAAATACAAGCATTTCTTTGGAAGCAAGAACATACTGATGTAAGTCACAGGACATGAGTAAGGAGAAAAGGTTGGGAATACAACAGCCAGAGAATGCAGAAGGTTAGGATCTAAGAAAGCagggaaatagaaaaatagaaaaagaggggAAAGAGAATTTTAggcaaaaatatttacatatgtatattttgaaAAAAGGGCATATCTTAAGATGTGGGAATGGGGATTTGCTGAAGCAGGGTAGCTTAAAAACTACAAATGAAAGAGCAAAGAAAGCATTTTGCAAGATTTAAGACACATACCACATATGAGCAAGCTAACAAACTTTTCACAAATAAGTGGTGTGAAGAGGAATTTGCAGCAAGGCTGAACTAGCCAACCAAAAATAACACAGAAATGTGCATTTGAAAATGTATGTTTATAGTTATGCTTATTaatctagatatagatacaggTATTTAAATTTTGTTAGGCTGTTAAAATGGGCTATTATTAAGGCTTGTCCCTACAAAGACTTGATATGAAAACTGCATAGTTTTCTAATCAATTCTATGTATTAAAatttttcacttttccttttctaCCAAAGTATTTCTTCCAGATAGAAGATTCTGTCTTTAACCAAAGAGAAGGTTGTCTTTATTGGaatctataaaaataaattttaaaataaaaaagtataactGAAAAATCAATGAACTTAATGTAGACTCCAAAGTTCCAATGCCTCTCTAATGGGTTACTTTTTGCCCCAATCTAGTCAAAATGAGCCAGATGTAAAAGAATTACTTGCTTAAAATCCTGTGTAACAGTTTACAAGCTACTGAAATTTAATGTGCTTTCAGACTCAACTACTGCTCACCTAAGCTCTTAAATATTATCTGAATTAACACCAATctggtgaaggaaaaaaaagagtactgtATCAAACAGATTTTCTGTGGTATCTGTTTAAACATATCTGTACCAGTCAAAAGTCCGGCACTCTTCTTTCGTGCATAAGTGGTTGGACAGGCTAACGGCACCTGTAAACGCCGCATTGCAATGCACACATGTTCTAAGCTTCACAGGCATACCTATCATTCAAAAGAAAACTATAATCCAGTTCTCACTTCAAAAAGTAAAACTGTCTTAGCTTAAAGTATGTAGATAAGTACAATAGGAAAGATGgttgtaaaaatgaaattaagaaggGGGGAAAAGGTTATCTACTAGTAGTTTGCAGTTAGTATTTAGAGTCAATCGATGCATTTGGAAAGGTAAAAGAGTGACTAGAAACTCTAAAGTCCTGCAGATTTAGCACCCATTATCAGTTTCTGTGTTATGCAAATCATTCCTTAAACTTATTAAAACACAATCTTATGATTTGAAAAGCACAGTTCTGCTGACAAGTTTCAAAGCTTGCAACATTAccaataaaaagaattaaaaagtctAGTTGACAAAGTGGTAATTAAAGTGTTTTACCCGCAAAACCGTAAAAGGCTCGACACTAAATTAGGCTTTTTGATGAAGGCTGGGAGAAAAGGTGGTAAAACACACCACTGAACAGCTGTTAGACACAACATTTTATTCAGGGCATTTTATGTTCATTACTCTGAATGCGCAATCAATAATGAAAGTTaattatttaaagtttttttgCTAAAATCTTTGTGCTAAATAAATGATCAACAAGCTAACATTTTAGTTttcacaggaaagaaaacaggTCGAAACAGTAAGAAACTCCTAATTTCTCAGACAACCcttactcccctcccccaacatgcTTCAATTGGTTTCTTCAACATTATTATGACAGCCGCAATTATGAGTTCCTTCTCTTAAGTATAGCACACCGCGGTCAACACACATCATAACACTTTTTCCCTATGTTTTTATCATTCTAAAAAATGTAGTGAAAAAACCACAAATTTTGAAAGActacatgaaagaaaacatactATTAACCAGAAGCCCATACTAGACCACATCATTTTTCAGACTAAATTAAAACTGCATTACAAATATCTTGTGATACCCTACAATGTctgccaaaaataaacaaatcaacatTATAGTAATCCTTTTCATTACCAATTATTGTTCAATTACTATTACCTCAGACACTCACCTTAGAACTCTAATCATGAGACCATATAGGTAAACCTTCAACATGCTCAACCTCCAAAAGAAAcctataaagaaatttaaaattcttcTAGTGTACAAGTATAAACCAGACTTAGGAATACCAAATAAAGTTTGGCTACTTTATTTGCCATATCATTTACCTAGAAAATACTCCTGCCTACAAAAAATTTCTTTCAAAGAGAAAAACTATTAGACTAGTGCACAAGCACTAAGGTAAATCACCCATTCAGTTCCACAAGCACATCAATGTAAAAATCTAAAAGTCCAAGTAAGTATGTTTTACAATTACAATAGTTCTCTAAAATCAAACTATCCTTTAATAcaataaggaaatggagagagagggGCTTCTTTGGGTTTTGCACAACATACAACAGACACAAATCTCCTAGGTTTAAAGAGGTTATTCTCTTTTGTTTCACTTCAGCAGTGGGAGAACCAAAAAGCTAAACCCCTAAAACATTGTTACTTTGGAGCACTGGCAAAAATGTGTATACAGGTTTGCATTTTTAATAATTCTATGCTTTTGAACACCAATCTCCCATCCATAACCATCCTTCAGCAatagaaaactttatttttatagacCAGCTTTTTATTTGAGGTGTATGTTTGTGAAGCATCTGTAtgtatattttgcttttgttctcaCCTTACATTCAAGAAATGAGGCACAGAGACTCAGTACTGATGGACATCAAGTTAATCAGTTTTATAGAAATGACAGTAGAATAACCAACCTGTTCTGCAAAAAAAGCAGCTTAAATAAGAAGATTCTGAAAAAGTACTTTGAATATTCCATAAGAAAGCATAACTGTTTAAAATTATATGATAAATGTCCTCTTACCTGAGTGCACTGTCAAGTCCATTTTTTGTGGTTGATACATCAATGGACTATCTTCACTTAGAGGAAGAACACATTTCTGAACAAATCTCTTTCTTGCTGTCTGATTATGGATCTTCTGAGGAGAAATGGCAGAGCTTCTTTCTTCTcccatccttttatttttaagaagttcTATCAGTGTCAGAGACTGATTCTTTCTTCCACTGGGCAGTTCAGGTTTTGTTTCCTCATAGTCATTTAAGAAATTCCGTCTTTCTTCCTCTGATGCAGACACTGATAGCGCTTCAGTCTTTAGGCCATTACGGTATGCTTCAAGAGGTATAACATTTTGAGATAGAAAGTCATCGCTTGATCCAAGTTTTTGAGCTACAAATGGTCTGGGAATAATACGACGGCTGTTCAATGCCTTTaagattttttcatatttttcttcattttgcatCATCTCATTCAGAACACAGATTGGAGATTTGTGAGCATCCCATTTGgtctttccaagtcttttcagGTGGCCTCTAACATGATTTGATAAACCAATTTTAGTATCAAACCAACCACCACAGAGCTGACAAGTGTGTTCAGAAGTAGTTTCAGATTTCTCtatagctaaaaaaaaattttttaagagtaatatcagttttgtgttttttttaacaaattaacCACCCTAACAAATTAACTCTGAAATATGAAGCTATATGATTCTTTTAAAGATTAAGCAAAAACTTTCAAATCCTCTGAATTTGAACATAGACTTATTAGCCCAAACTATCCACAGGAAAACTTACCTTTTCTAACTCGCTTCACAGGTGTTCCTGTGCCAGTTCTTTTGAAATGTTGCATTTTGTCACTTGTGGCTATTTGTTCTGGTGATACAACGTGACGGGCTTCATAGCTTAATCCTGCTCTGTGAAGGTGTCCCCGGACATGGTTTGATAGCCCAACACCTGTTTCAAATGTTGCTGGGCAGTAagggcatgattttttttccagagacaAATCAGTCCAATGAAAAACAGAACTATGCTTTGACAATGGAGTTTCTGCATTTTCTAAATGCTGAGGATCATGTATCTCATGTAAAAAGTTGCTAGTGCCAGCATCTTcataatattcaaaataaaagcCATCATTCTGATCATAACCAAGAGCAGCATTTTCTCCAGACTCTTGACCTTCCACCTTGCTTTTAAATAGAGGGAATAGGTTTACATGTTCTTGATTAAGTTCACTGTAGGTTTCATCTTCTATGGCCTGTGTAGTGTAGTCACCCAGCTCAACATTATCCCAAGAACTATCATCTTCTGTTTCATAACTATCTTTCTTTTCAGCAGAATTAAGtttctgcaaaacaacaacagtcATTTTATGTAAAAAATCAGGATAGCTATCCAAGTCTTCTCCTCCAACAGAACTTTCCTTCTTAGAGCCTTTAACTACTTTTTTAACAGCTACACGCCTGTGGTCTTTGAagctttctggccttttggtgtcAGAGTTATGTGGGTCTGAAATAAAACTATTGTGAGAATTACTCGATGATGAAAATACATGTAAAGAATTTAATGGATTAACTTCTTTTTTGAAATGCAAAGGATATGATTCACCTGATTTTTTTATCATCCTGTAGTTTTCATATTTGTGTCTATATAAATAGTTATTTACCTTGgcattagatttttcttttgttgtttgatgTAAATATTTAGATTTTTGGTCGATGCTGCTTTTAATTGTAACAGTCTTGTGAGGAGTGTTGTTTGGATTGCATGAATTTACACCTGACTGGGCAATGCTTTTCCGAGCTTTTTGTATTCTATGTGGCCGCTTatgtaattttgaaaaattacttGATTGTGAGCTTGACCCAAATGTTCGCTTAACATCTTGTTTTAAAGCAGAGTTCTTTGGAAATGTGGTTGACTGTTGTTTAAGTGATGGTTTGATGACCTCAGGATCTATTGGTTCTTCAAGGatgtcactttttcttttatcaaGACCAAGAGGACTACCAAATGAATCAACATTTGATGAGGAATGTAAATACTCcatgtgcttttttaaaatatttctggctGACGTGGTAAAAGGACACATCTTACATACATATGAAGCCGATTTTCTGGATGATCCCGTAACAGAGTCTTTCACTGAggtctttttttgtgtttttctctggGCTGCATCAGAACTGACTATAGGACATTTTACTGCTGCTCCATGGGCAATGCCTCGATGGCACTCCAGTTCATTTTCTGTCACCGCCATGAAGTTACACTCTTCACAGCAATAGtaccttttgtctttttcatGGGTTTTAGCATGCTGCACAAATGTTTTAGGGCAATTGGTACCAAAAACACACTGAGGACACTGTAATCGTGCACTTCTTCCTTCATCTTGGAGTTCTTTCAATTCACGAATTTCCTCCATc
Encoded here:
- the Znf644 gene encoding zinc finger protein 644 isoform X3; amino-acid sequence: MDDLKINTEITGAKEELLDDSNFISEKDSGVHKPKDCQTAFQKNNALTVPEELSKDKSEKALSGAQSTLIIHAGAPVVSSEKFTLPKGAIVNGPVSHSLTKTSNMNKGSVSLTTGQPVDHPTTDSCSTLKVATDLQLSTSQNASQHQVLFLLSDVAHTKNPTHSIKKLPTSASVGCDIQNSVGNSVKSDSTLINQVEVGEERENLLAKDGCINTLTGISSGTDEFRSENDTDWDPQKEFIQFLMTNEETVDKAPIHSKVGLEKKRKRKMDVSKITRYTEDCYRDSNSSKSKVVEVDFLEQNEEVQAVDSKKYTIPKVKPESNDEDSEPVDAFQHLIYNPDKRGEDSSPVHTSTFISNTLKKKCEESDSESPATFNTEEPSFYPCTKCNVNFREKKHLHRHMMYHLDGNSHFRHLNVPRPYACRECGRTFRDRNSLLKHMIIHQERRQKLMEEIRELKELQDEGRSARLQCPQCVFGTNCPKTFVQHAKTHEKDKRYYCCEECNFMAVTENELECHRGIAHGAAVKCPIVSSDAAQRKTQKKTSVKDSVTGSSRKSASYVCKMCPFTTSARNILKKHMEYLHSSSNVDSFGSPLGLDKRKSDILEEPIDPEVIKPSLKQQSTTFPKNSALKQDVKRTFGSSSQSSNFSKLHKRPHRIQKARKSIAQSGVNSCNPNNTPHKTVTIKSSIDQKSKYLHQTTKEKSNAKVNNYLYRHKYENYRMIKKSGESYPLHFKKEVNPLNSLHVFSSSSNSHNSFISDPHNSDTKRPESFKDHRRVAVKKVVKGSKKESSVGGEDLDSYPDFLHKMTVVVLQKLNSAEKKDSYETEDDSSWDNVELGDYTTQAIEDETYSELNQEHVNLFPLFKSKVEGQESGENAALGYDQNDGFYFEYYEDAGTSNFLHEIHDPQHLENAETPLSKHSSVFHWTDLSLEKKSCPYCPATFETGVGLSNHVRGHLHRAGLSYEARHVVSPEQIATSDKMQHFKRTGTGTPVKRVRKAIEKSETTSEHTCQLCGGWFDTKIGLSNHVRGHLKRLGKTKWDAHKSPICVLNEMMQNEEKYEKILKALNSRRIIPRPFVAQKLGSSDDFLSQNVIPLEAYRNGLKTEALSVSASEEERRNFLNDYEETKPELPSGRKNQSLTLIELLKNKRMGEERSSAISPQKIHNQTARKRFVQKCVLPLSEDSPLMYQPQKMDLTVHSALDCKQKKSRSRSGSKKKMLTLSHGADEVYILRCRFCGLVFRGPLSVQEDWIKHLQRHIVNANLPRTGAGMVEVTSLLKKPASITETSFSLLMAEAAS